One Natrinema salaciae genomic region harbors:
- a CDS encoding class I SAM-dependent methyltransferase: MDDVSRTLEEYESDADAYVRKYRSGSIAARYGRPFFEALTGSRLLDVGCGPGADISTFESAGYDVVGLDLTPSFLRAARDSDSTASLVRGDMRRLPFGDGSVDGIWSSASFLHVPRSDAAPTLREFRRVLRPAGVVFLSVKRAPTTPGESNERHFEYYGPEAIGSIVRDAGFEPVVVETEENWVSMVASAETDDAGATAGSSSR; this comes from the coding sequence ATGGACGACGTCTCCCGCACGCTCGAGGAATACGAGTCCGACGCCGACGCGTACGTTCGAAAGTACCGCTCCGGGTCGATCGCCGCCCGGTACGGAAGGCCGTTCTTCGAGGCGCTCACCGGTTCCCGACTGCTGGACGTCGGCTGTGGCCCCGGGGCAGATATTTCGACGTTCGAATCCGCCGGGTACGACGTCGTCGGGCTCGATTTGACACCGTCGTTCCTGCGAGCGGCGCGTGACAGCGACTCGACCGCGTCGCTCGTCCGGGGAGACATGCGCCGCCTTCCGTTCGGAGACGGCTCCGTCGACGGCATCTGGAGTTCCGCGTCCTTCCTTCACGTTCCGCGATCGGACGCGGCCCCGACCCTGCGCGAATTTCGTCGCGTCCTCCGTCCAGCCGGCGTCGTCTTCCTCTCCGTCAAGCGGGCCCCGACGACGCCGGGCGAATCGAACGAGAGGCACTTCGAATACTACGGCCCGGAAGCGATCGGTTCGATCGTTCGGGACGCCGGGTTCGAACCGGTCGTCGTCGAGACCGAGGAGAACTGGGTATCGATGGTCGCGAGCGCCGAGACCGACGATGCGGGCGCGACGGCGGGCAGTTCGAGTCGGTAG
- a CDS encoding ATP-dependent DNA helicase yields the protein MRFFPYDQPYENQRKAMDRIYNSLHQGRDVLFEGACGTGKTLSSLVPALEIAREQDKTVVITTNVHQQMRQFVAEARAITRGESIRAVVFKGKASMCHIDVGYEECQALRDNTRAVVDAERDREQLERRQRELLAESQDGDGSAADARSAVMDELEGIEERLDDLEEQNVCDYYRNNLTEDTDEFFGWLFEDVRTPDEIYEYADQRQFCGYELLKEGIEGVDLVVCNYHHLLDSTIRDQFFRWLGRDPDDVIAVFDEAHNVEDAAREHATRTCSERTFDSALDELAETDDPRSADAANVLSAFHRALVETYEESFGFGDREQLGENWSDVPIANDDRKDDLTLEFLQRYSGRGIEDDLEAAMKLGQELDEEYEEAYREGETATRTECQTLQAAAFVSAWMTEGSKEGLYPVVSVTRDAGTDEVYGRAELYTCLPRQVTGELFDEVHATVLMSATLQPFDVTEDVLGLEDAVTMAYGLQFPEENRRTYAVETPPLFSSDRDDPAVQAEVAETISDAVRMTPGNTLAFFPNYGEASRYADRLERHSDRTVYLDEPGESVEELRKRFVADDDAVLCTSLWGTLAEGVSFDGDDAHTVLVVGVPYPHLDDRAEAVQDAYDVAFDGTDTGWRYAVEIPTVRKTRQALGRVLRSPAEVGVRALLDRRYSRSAKSDLGKYSVNGTFPHEEREELIDIDPAKLKFAMLNFYGGHDEYDGEPPAP from the coding sequence ATGCGCTTTTTCCCGTACGACCAGCCGTACGAGAATCAGCGCAAGGCGATGGACCGCATCTACAACTCCCTCCATCAGGGACGGGACGTCCTGTTCGAGGGGGCCTGCGGGACCGGCAAGACTCTGTCGTCGCTGGTCCCCGCCCTCGAGATCGCTCGCGAGCAGGACAAGACGGTCGTCATCACGACGAACGTCCACCAGCAGATGCGACAGTTCGTCGCCGAAGCCCGCGCGATCACCCGCGGCGAGTCCATCCGCGCGGTCGTCTTCAAGGGAAAGGCCTCGATGTGCCACATCGACGTCGGCTACGAGGAGTGTCAGGCGCTGCGGGACAACACCCGCGCCGTCGTCGACGCGGAGCGCGACCGCGAGCAACTCGAGCGCCGACAGCGCGAACTCCTCGCCGAGAGCCAGGACGGCGACGGGTCGGCGGCCGACGCCCGCTCGGCGGTGATGGACGAACTCGAGGGCATCGAGGAGCGCCTCGACGACCTCGAGGAGCAGAACGTCTGTGACTACTACCGGAACAACCTGACCGAGGACACGGACGAGTTCTTCGGCTGGCTCTTCGAGGACGTCCGCACGCCCGACGAGATCTACGAATACGCCGACCAACGGCAGTTCTGCGGGTACGAGCTCCTCAAAGAGGGGATCGAGGGCGTCGATCTGGTCGTCTGTAACTACCACCACCTGCTCGACTCCACGATTCGGGACCAGTTTTTCCGCTGGCTCGGCCGCGATCCCGACGACGTGATCGCCGTCTTCGACGAGGCCCACAACGTCGAGGACGCCGCTCGGGAGCACGCCACCCGCACCTGCTCCGAGCGAACGTTCGACTCCGCACTGGACGAGCTCGCCGAGACCGACGATCCGCGCTCGGCGGACGCCGCGAACGTCCTCTCGGCGTTCCACCGCGCGCTCGTCGAGACCTACGAGGAGTCGTTCGGGTTCGGCGACCGCGAGCAGCTCGGCGAGAACTGGTCCGACGTCCCCATCGCCAACGACGATCGGAAGGACGACCTCACCCTCGAGTTCCTCCAGCGCTACTCCGGACGGGGGATCGAGGACGATCTCGAGGCCGCGATGAAGCTGGGCCAGGAGTTAGACGAAGAGTACGAGGAAGCGTATCGAGAGGGCGAGACGGCCACGCGGACGGAGTGTCAGACCCTGCAGGCCGCGGCGTTCGTCAGCGCGTGGATGACCGAGGGTTCGAAGGAGGGGCTGTATCCGGTCGTCTCCGTCACTCGCGACGCCGGCACCGACGAGGTCTACGGGCGGGCGGAGCTGTACACCTGCCTCCCGCGGCAGGTGACCGGCGAGCTGTTCGACGAAGTCCACGCGACCGTCCTCATGAGCGCCACGCTCCAGCCCTTCGACGTCACCGAGGACGTGCTGGGGCTCGAGGACGCGGTGACGATGGCCTACGGGCTGCAGTTCCCCGAGGAGAACCGCCGGACGTACGCCGTCGAGACGCCGCCGCTGTTCTCGTCGGATCGCGACGATCCCGCGGTTCAGGCGGAAGTCGCCGAGACGATCAGCGACGCCGTCCGCATGACTCCCGGCAACACGCTCGCCTTCTTCCCCAACTACGGCGAGGCGAGTCGGTACGCCGATCGGCTCGAGCGCCATAGCGACCGGACGGTCTATCTGGACGAGCCCGGCGAGTCCGTCGAGGAGCTCCGCAAGCGGTTCGTCGCGGACGACGACGCGGTGCTCTGTACCTCGCTGTGGGGGACCCTCGCGGAGGGCGTGAGTTTCGACGGGGACGACGCCCACACGGTGCTGGTCGTCGGCGTTCCGTACCCGCACCTGGACGACCGGGCCGAGGCGGTTCAGGACGCCTACGACGTGGCCTTCGACGGCACCGACACGGGCTGGCGCTACGCCGTCGAGATCCCGACGGTCCGCAAGACCAGACAGGCACTCGGTCGGGTCCTCCGGTCGCCGGCGGAGGTCGGCGTCCGCGCGCTGCTCGACCGGCGCTACTCGCGGTCGGCGAAGTCGGATTTAGGCAAGTACAGCGTCAACGGAACCTTCCCCCACGAGGAGCGCGAGGAACTGATCGACATCGACCCGGCAAAACTCAAGTTCGCGATGCTCAACTTCTACGGCGGGCACGACGAATACGACGGTGAACCGCCGGCACCGTAA
- a CDS encoding 2'-5' RNA ligase family protein translates to MYSVNVPVPGRVRQLANRLHPDLIGFDTVREDHSCLLKRLGEADHVAQLQHRAHRALEGTPAVEAAITGIDYFEDPPLGSAPVVYLAVESPGLEGIHADLTDAFEPVAGLEGADYVPHVTLARGGDLETATRLADRELEPIQWTVSELEFWDGTYKLPVSRISLPS, encoded by the coding sequence GTGTACAGCGTCAACGTCCCGGTTCCCGGTCGCGTTCGACAGCTCGCGAACCGGCTCCATCCCGATCTGATCGGGTTCGACACCGTCCGCGAGGACCACTCGTGTCTGCTCAAGCGGCTCGGCGAGGCCGATCACGTCGCACAGCTCCAGCACCGCGCCCACCGCGCGCTCGAGGGGACCCCCGCCGTCGAGGCGGCGATCACCGGCATCGACTACTTCGAGGACCCGCCGCTCGGCTCCGCACCCGTCGTCTATCTGGCCGTCGAGAGTCCCGGCCTCGAGGGGATCCACGCCGATCTCACCGACGCCTTCGAGCCGGTCGCGGGACTCGAGGGAGCCGACTACGTTCCGCACGTGACGCTCGCTCGCGGCGGCGACCTCGAGACCGCGACCCGACTGGCCGACCGGGAGCTCGAGCCGATCCAGTGGACGGTCAGCGAACTCGAGTTCTGGGACGGGACCTACAAGCTCCCGGTGAGTCGCATTTCGCTGCCGTCGTAG
- a CDS encoding DUF7554 family protein encodes MLDTRGELEVETLLKIVLGLIAVLLVLEIVQVILGSIAGLLGPFFVLVQLAIAVLIVLWLLDRL; translated from the coding sequence ATGCTCGACACGCGTGGCGAACTCGAGGTCGAAACGCTGCTGAAGATCGTCCTCGGACTGATCGCCGTTTTGCTCGTCCTCGAGATCGTCCAGGTGATACTCGGCAGTATCGCGGGGTTGCTCGGCCCGTTTTTCGTACTCGTCCAGCTGGCGATCGCGGTCCTGATCGTCCTCTGGTTGCTCGATCGGCTCTGA
- a CDS encoding helix-turn-helix transcriptional regulator — protein sequence MDERGLRALICVLVVVTCSFAFVPASTADASTADVSRAALQSDSDDQLQLEDADQIHIDVAIAENGTAQVTVDYQFHIDDGNSSAAEWEALREEIDSNQEEYTASERTKWNETLAEGQNRTEREMNITNVSITTETNSAPREVGHAVVTYQWSDFALVQLNRIEAGAAVSGMTLDDGTTLQFRWPETYAVARSEGEPQVDPSPSESTDGSVIWKGSEGVSFTEEQPRLVLIENGNETAESTPSDEEPTGPAMPWVIVVLALALLATVGAVGWLIGRKRRDDAAPAVEPEVARRTDGSTEPGPNAVDGPPPELLSNEERVLRLLEQRGGRVKQQEVVSELEWTEAKTSQVVGDLREDDEIEVFRIGRENVLSLPEEEEEE from the coding sequence ATGGACGAGAGGGGGCTGCGGGCCCTGATCTGCGTGCTCGTGGTGGTCACGTGTTCGTTCGCGTTTGTCCCGGCGTCGACCGCTGATGCGTCGACCGCCGACGTTTCGCGAGCGGCGCTACAGTCGGATTCGGACGACCAGTTGCAACTCGAGGACGCCGATCAGATCCATATCGACGTTGCGATCGCCGAGAACGGTACTGCACAGGTGACGGTCGATTATCAGTTCCACATCGACGACGGGAACAGTTCCGCGGCGGAGTGGGAGGCGCTTCGGGAGGAGATCGACTCGAACCAGGAGGAGTACACCGCTTCCGAACGGACGAAGTGGAACGAAACGCTCGCGGAGGGGCAAAACAGGACGGAGCGGGAGATGAACATCACGAACGTCTCGATCACGACGGAGACGAACTCCGCACCGCGGGAGGTCGGCCACGCCGTGGTCACCTACCAGTGGTCCGACTTCGCGCTCGTACAACTGAACCGAATCGAGGCGGGCGCCGCGGTCTCCGGAATGACGCTCGACGATGGGACGACGTTACAGTTCCGCTGGCCGGAGACGTACGCGGTCGCTCGCAGCGAGGGCGAACCGCAGGTCGATCCGTCGCCGAGCGAATCGACCGACGGATCGGTCATCTGGAAGGGAAGCGAAGGGGTATCCTTTACCGAGGAGCAGCCGCGGCTCGTCCTGATCGAGAACGGAAACGAGACCGCGGAGTCGACGCCGTCCGACGAGGAGCCGACGGGGCCGGCGATGCCGTGGGTGATCGTCGTCCTGGCGCTCGCGTTACTGGCGACCGTCGGAGCCGTGGGCTGGCTGATCGGCCGCAAACGCCGGGACGACGCCGCGCCCGCGGTGGAACCGGAGGTCGCGCGACGGACCGACGGATCGACTGAACCCGGACCGAACGCCGTCGACGGCCCCCCGCCGGAACTGCTGAGCAACGAGGAACGCGTTCTCCGCCTGCTCGAGCAGCGCGGCGGCCGGGTCAAACAGCAGGAAGTCGTCTCGGAACTGGAGTGGACCGAGGCCAAGACGAGTCAGGTCGTCGGCGACCTCCGCGAGGACGACGAGATCGAGGTGTTTCGGATCGGTCGCGAGAACGTGCTGTCGCTGCCCGAGGAAGAGGAGGAGGAGTAG
- a CDS encoding argininosuccinate synthase produces MTRVALAFSGGLDTTVCVPLLEEEYGYDEVIGVTVDVGQPASEFDEAEETAEALGLDHYVVDAREEFAQLCLESVRANATYQGYPLGTALARPVIAEAILEVAEEQDCTGIAHGCTGKGNDQLRFEAVWRSSDLEVIAPVRELGLTREWEQEYAAERDLPVEGGSGGDWSIDTNIWSRSVEGDDLEDPNYVPPTEIYEWTSNPSDETEEIEISFENGYPVAVDGEEYEPVELIEHLNELAGGYGVGRTDMMEDRMLGLKVRENYEHPGATTLLNAHEALEGLVLTQEERQFKQQIDQQWSQKGYEGLIDAPLVSALEGFIDETQKRVTGTVTIRFEGGQARPVARDSTFAAYSAEHASFDTETVGKITQEDATGVAKYHGFQRRLANEAIAANAADEGVELATDGSGDDGEE; encoded by the coding sequence ATGACACGCGTTGCACTCGCGTTCTCGGGCGGCCTGGACACGACCGTCTGTGTCCCGTTGCTCGAGGAGGAATACGGATACGACGAGGTGATCGGCGTCACGGTCGACGTCGGCCAGCCGGCGTCGGAATTCGACGAAGCCGAAGAGACTGCCGAGGCGCTTGGCCTCGACCACTACGTCGTCGACGCGCGAGAGGAATTCGCTCAACTCTGTCTCGAGAGCGTTCGCGCGAACGCGACCTATCAGGGCTACCCGCTTGGAACCGCCCTCGCCCGCCCGGTGATCGCGGAAGCGATCCTGGAGGTCGCCGAGGAACAGGACTGTACCGGAATCGCCCACGGCTGTACGGGCAAGGGCAACGACCAGCTGCGCTTCGAGGCCGTCTGGCGGAGCTCGGACCTGGAGGTCATCGCCCCCGTGCGCGAACTCGGGCTCACCCGTGAGTGGGAACAGGAGTACGCCGCCGAGCGGGACCTCCCCGTCGAGGGTGGCAGCGGCGGCGACTGGTCGATCGACACCAACATCTGGAGCCGCTCCGTCGAGGGCGACGACCTCGAGGACCCGAACTACGTCCCGCCCACGGAGATCTACGAGTGGACCAGCAACCCGTCCGACGAGACCGAAGAGATCGAGATCTCCTTCGAGAACGGCTACCCCGTCGCCGTCGACGGCGAGGAGTACGAGCCGGTCGAACTCATCGAGCACCTCAACGAGCTCGCCGGCGGGTACGGCGTCGGCCGCACCGACATGATGGAAGACCGCATGCTCGGGCTGAAGGTCCGCGAGAACTACGAACACCCCGGCGCGACGACGCTGTTGAACGCCCACGAGGCGCTCGAGGGGCTCGTCCTGACACAGGAGGAGCGCCAGTTCAAACAGCAGATCGACCAGCAGTGGTCCCAGAAGGGCTACGAGGGGCTGATCGACGCACCGCTCGTGAGCGCGCTCGAGGGCTTCATCGATGAAACCCAGAAGCGCGTCACCGGAACGGTCACGATCCGCTTCGAGGGCGGCCAGGCCCGTCCGGTCGCTCGCGACAGTACGTTCGCGGCCTACTCCGCCGAACACGCCTCCTTCGACACCGAGACGGTCGGGAAGATCACGCAGGAGGACGCCACCGGTGTCGCGAAGTATCACGGCTTCCAGCGTCGCCTCGCGAACGAGGCGATCGCCGCCAACGCCGCGGACGAGGGCGTCGAACTCGCGACCGACGGCAGCGGAGACGACGGAGAGGAGTAA
- the argH gene encoding argininosuccinate lyase, whose product MTEENAHGDTPASEPAIEADGGDDEGGDRSTGSRSDGVVRRDRFSGGPARSFLSSLQADERIFEADLEVDRAHTVMLAEQGIIADAVAGRILTALDAIEVDGHGTLPDGEDVHEAIETAVIERIGADGGKMHTARSRNDEVAACIRYRLREDVLEAVETTLALRESLVEVAAAHRETIMPGYTHLQPAQPTTVAHWALAYEGAVRRDTDRLLDAYGRINESPLGGAAFAGTTFDIDRERTAALLGFEGVVENSMDAASSRDFLLETVQALSTHATTLSGLAEDVIIFANRGFVDLSDDYSSTSSIMPQKKNPDTLELVRAVAGDAAGGVQGLTTTLTGLPRAYNRDLQRATTHAWQTVDAVAEASAVAAGAVATADWNAETLAAEAGAGFSTATGVADLLAANGLPFRTAHELVAIAAEHSADYDALESAAQSVLGESLEAHVDPEAVEDALDPAESVASRDSQGGPAPEAVDPQLESAREAIAADEDALADRSEGLEAAREALRSEVNDYV is encoded by the coding sequence ATGACCGAGGAGAACGCTCACGGCGACACACCTGCGTCCGAACCAGCGATCGAAGCCGACGGCGGTGACGACGAGGGCGGTGACCGATCCACCGGTTCGCGATCCGACGGTGTCGTCCGCCGGGACCGCTTCAGTGGCGGCCCCGCCCGGAGCTTCCTCTCCTCGCTCCAGGCCGACGAGCGAATCTTCGAGGCCGACCTCGAGGTCGACCGCGCACACACCGTCATGCTCGCCGAGCAGGGAATCATCGCGGACGCGGTCGCCGGGCGGATCCTGACCGCGCTCGACGCGATCGAGGTCGACGGCCACGGCACCTTGCCCGACGGCGAGGACGTCCACGAGGCCATCGAAACGGCCGTCATCGAGCGCATCGGCGCGGACGGCGGGAAGATGCACACCGCGCGCTCGCGCAACGACGAGGTCGCTGCCTGCATCCGCTACCGCCTGCGCGAGGACGTGCTCGAAGCCGTCGAGACGACGCTCGCGCTGCGCGAATCGCTGGTCGAGGTCGCGGCCGCACACCGGGAGACGATCATGCCCGGCTACACCCACCTCCAGCCCGCCCAGCCGACCACCGTGGCTCACTGGGCGCTCGCCTACGAGGGAGCCGTTCGCCGCGACACCGACCGCCTGCTCGATGCGTACGGCCGAATCAACGAGTCCCCGCTCGGCGGGGCCGCCTTCGCGGGGACGACCTTCGACATCGACCGCGAGCGGACCGCCGCGTTGCTCGGTTTCGAGGGGGTCGTCGAGAACTCGATGGACGCCGCCTCAAGCCGGGACTTCCTGCTCGAGACGGTGCAGGCGCTGTCGACGCACGCGACGACGCTGTCGGGGCTGGCGGAGGACGTGATCATCTTCGCGAACCGTGGCTTCGTCGATCTGTCGGACGACTACTCCTCGACGTCGTCGATCATGCCACAGAAGAAGAACCCGGACACGCTGGAACTCGTCCGCGCCGTCGCGGGCGACGCGGCCGGCGGCGTTCAGGGGTTGACGACGACGCTCACGGGACTGCCGCGCGCGTACAACCGCGACCTGCAGCGGGCGACGACCCACGCCTGGCAGACCGTCGACGCCGTCGCCGAGGCGAGCGCGGTCGCGGCCGGCGCGGTTGCGACGGCCGACTGGAACGCGGAGACGCTCGCGGCCGAAGCCGGCGCGGGATTCTCGACGGCGACCGGCGTCGCCGACCTGCTCGCGGCCAACGGCCTTCCCTTCAGGACGGCGCACGAACTGGTCGCGATCGCCGCCGAGCATAGCGCGGACTACGACGCGCTCGAGTCCGCCGCACAGTCAGTCCTCGGCGAATCGCTCGAGGCCCACGTCGATCCGGAGGCCGTCGAAGACGCGCTCGATCCCGCCGAGAGCGTCGCGAGCCGCGATTCGCAGGGCGGTCCCGCTCCCGAGGCGGTCGATCCGCAACTCGAGTCGGCCCGCGAGGCGATCGCGGCCGACGAAGACGCGCTCGCGGACCGCTCCGAGGGGCTCGAGGCGGCGCGCGAGGCGCTCCGTTCGGAGGTGAACGACTATGTCTGA
- the lysW gene encoding lysine biosynthesis protein LysW gives MTECVECGAEVSLHDDLEVGEIVDCTTCGAELEVVDTEPPVLERAPELEEDWGE, from the coding sequence ATGACCGAATGCGTCGAGTGTGGGGCCGAGGTGTCCCTGCACGACGATCTGGAAGTCGGAGAGATTGTCGACTGCACGACCTGCGGCGCCGAACTGGAAGTCGTCGACACCGAGCCGCCAGTCCTCGAGCGGGCCCCCGAGCTCGAAGAGGACTGGGGTGAGTGA
- the lysX gene encoding lysine biosynthesis protein LysX, translated as MNVGILYSRIRKDEKLLLSELRDRDHEVTKIDVRKQTFDISETPAAFDDLDIVVDRCLATSRSLYATQFFEAYGIPVVNSHETADVCADKVKNSLALEAAGVPTPATKVAFTKETAMAAIEEFGYPCVLKPVVGSWGRLMAKIDSESAAEAILEHKATLGHYEHKVFYVQEFVDKPGRDIRVLAVDGDPVAAMVRSSDHWITNAAKGAETDVFDLDDDALELVEKASDAVGGGLLGIDLMETGESYTVHEVNHTVEFKALDDAVETDIAGTVVDWLETKAEAADPELEVTA; from the coding sequence GTGAACGTAGGCATACTCTATTCACGGATTCGCAAGGACGAGAAGCTCCTGCTGAGCGAGCTTCGCGACCGCGATCACGAGGTGACGAAGATCGACGTCCGCAAGCAGACGTTCGATATCTCGGAGACGCCCGCGGCGTTCGACGACCTCGACATCGTCGTCGACCGCTGTCTCGCCACGAGTCGGAGCCTGTACGCCACGCAGTTCTTCGAGGCGTACGGCATCCCGGTGGTCAACAGCCACGAGACCGCAGACGTCTGCGCGGACAAGGTGAAAAACAGCCTCGCGCTCGAGGCCGCGGGCGTTCCCACGCCCGCGACGAAGGTCGCCTTCACCAAAGAGACGGCCATGGCGGCCATCGAGGAGTTCGGCTACCCCTGCGTCCTCAAACCCGTCGTGGGATCGTGGGGTCGCCTGATGGCCAAGATCGACTCCGAGTCGGCCGCCGAGGCCATCCTGGAGCACAAGGCGACGCTCGGCCACTACGAGCACAAGGTGTTCTACGTCCAGGAGTTCGTCGACAAGCCGGGCCGCGACATCCGCGTGCTCGCCGTCGACGGCGACCCCGTCGCCGCGATGGTCCGCTCGTCGGACCACTGGATCACCAACGCCGCCAAGGGCGCGGAGACGGACGTCTTCGACCTCGACGACGACGCACTCGAACTCGTCGAAAAAGCCAGCGACGCCGTCGGCGGCGGGCTGCTCGGCATCGACCTCATGGAGACCGGGGAGTCGTACACCGTCCACGAGGTCAACCACACCGTCGAGTTCAAGGCTCTCGACGACGCCGTCGAGACCGACATCGCCGGCACCGTCGTCGACTGGCTCGAGACGAAAGCCGAGGCGGCCGATCCCGAACTCGAGGTGACCGCCTGA
- the argC gene encoding N-acetyl-gamma-glutamyl-phosphate reductase produces the protein MAVGTETGADESAETVTASVIGGSGFTGGELLRLLASHPNVELAEVTSRSKAGKSVGSVHPPLRGSDLRFTEPDDLESVDVLFAATPHGVSMGRIDDFFEIADTVVDLSADFRLESEDQYDEWYDGHEAPEYLEKAEYALPEINRDNLEGAELIAGGGCNATATILGLYPLFEHDILDGGEQIVVDVKVGSSEGGAGGGEASSHPERSGVVRPYAPTGHRHEAEIEQFLGTSVAFTCHAVDMVRGASATNHVFPSGPVSKGDLWQAYRGCYEDEPFVRMAAGGSGVYRYPEPKAVAGTNLAEVGFELDPSNKRVVVFSAIDNMMKGSAGQAVHAANVALGLEETAGLEFTGLHPVGAP, from the coding sequence ATGGCGGTCGGCACCGAGACCGGGGCGGACGAGAGCGCCGAGACGGTCACCGCGAGCGTCATCGGCGGTTCCGGGTTCACCGGCGGCGAACTGCTTCGCCTGCTCGCCAGCCACCCGAACGTCGAGCTCGCGGAGGTCACCAGCCGCTCGAAGGCCGGGAAGAGCGTCGGTTCGGTCCACCCGCCACTGCGCGGGTCGGACCTGCGCTTTACCGAACCCGACGACCTCGAGTCCGTCGACGTGCTGTTCGCGGCGACGCCACACGGCGTCTCCATGGGCCGGATCGACGACTTCTTCGAGATCGCGGACACCGTCGTCGATCTCTCGGCGGACTTCCGCCTCGAGAGCGAAGACCAGTACGACGAGTGGTACGACGGCCACGAGGCCCCGGAGTACCTCGAGAAAGCCGAATACGCGCTCCCAGAGATCAACCGGGACAACCTCGAGGGCGCGGAACTGATCGCCGGCGGCGGCTGTAACGCCACCGCGACGATCCTCGGGCTCTACCCGCTCTTCGAGCACGACATCCTCGACGGCGGCGAGCAGATCGTCGTCGACGTGAAAGTCGGCTCCTCCGAGGGCGGAGCCGGCGGCGGCGAGGCCTCGAGCCACCCCGAGCGCTCGGGCGTCGTGCGCCCGTACGCGCCGACGGGGCACCGACACGAAGCCGAGATCGAGCAGTTCCTCGGCACGTCGGTCGCGTTCACCTGCCACGCCGTGGACATGGTCCGCGGTGCCAGCGCGACGAACCACGTCTTCCCCTCGGGTCCCGTCTCGAAGGGCGACCTCTGGCAGGCGTACCGCGGCTGCTACGAGGACGAGCCGTTCGTCCGGATGGCCGCTGGCGGCTCCGGTGTGTATCGGTATCCGGAGCCCAAGGCGGTCGCCGGGACGAACCTCGCCGAGGTCGGCTTCGAACTCGACCCCTCGAACAAGCGCGTCGTCGTCTTCTCGGCGATCGACAACATGATGAAAGGCTCCGCGGGACAGGCGGTCCACGCCGCCAACGTCGCGCTGGGACTGGAGGAGACGGCCGGACTCGAGTTTACGGGGCTGCACCCCGTGGGGGCACCCTGA
- a CDS encoding acetylglutamate/acetylaminoadipate kinase: MTVVVKIGGARAVDPEGALADVASLVADGEAVVLTHGGSTAVDETLAELGEEPTYVETPGGVVGRFTDERTMDVFKMVMPGKLNTDLVESLHNEGVDAVGLSGTDGKLLEGKRKSAVRVKEDGKKKIKRGDHSGTIESVNADLLETTLAGGYTPVVSVPVLGKEKGGGYTAVNADADRAAAAIAGALEADLVVLTDVSGIYEDPDDESTKIESAATPAAFETVKDAAEGFMTKKVMAAEEALEGGASSVIVATANADEPISSALAGAGTTLEPGVLEETEAGTEAAE, encoded by the coding sequence ATGACAGTAGTCGTCAAGATCGGCGGCGCACGCGCCGTCGACCCCGAGGGCGCGCTCGCGGACGTGGCGTCGCTCGTCGCGGACGGCGAAGCGGTCGTCCTCACCCACGGCGGCTCGACCGCGGTGGACGAGACGCTGGCGGAACTCGGCGAGGAACCCACCTACGTCGAGACCCCCGGCGGCGTCGTCGGACGCTTCACCGACGAGCGCACGATGGATGTCTTCAAGATGGTGATGCCGGGCAAGCTCAACACCGATCTGGTGGAGAGCCTGCACAACGAGGGCGTCGACGCCGTCGGCCTCTCCGGAACGGACGGCAAACTGCTCGAAGGCAAGCGCAAATCGGCCGTCCGCGTGAAAGAGGACGGCAAGAAGAAGATCAAGCGCGGCGACCACTCCGGCACGATCGAGTCGGTCAACGCCGACCTGCTCGAGACGACCCTCGCGGGCGGCTACACGCCAGTCGTCTCCGTCCCGGTACTCGGCAAAGAGAAAGGGGGCGGCTACACGGCGGTCAACGCCGACGCCGACCGCGCCGCGGCGGCCATCGCGGGCGCGCTCGAGGCCGACCTGGTCGTCCTGACCGACGTATCGGGTATCTACGAAGACCCCGACGACGAGTCGACGAAGATCGAGTCGGCCGCGACGCCCGCGGCGTTCGAGACCGTGAAAGACGCCGCCGAGGGGTTCATGACCAAGAAGGTCATGGCCGCCGAGGAGGCCCTCGAGGGCGGTGCATCGTCGGTGATCGTCGCGACGGCGAACGCCGACGAGCCGATCAGTAGCGCGCTCGCGGGTGCGGGAACGACGCTCGAGCCCGGCGTGCTCGAGGAGACCGAAGCGGGGACGGAGGCAGCGGAATGA